One Cellulomonas sp. Y8 DNA segment encodes these proteins:
- the gap gene encoding type I glyceraldehyde-3-phosphate dehydrogenase, whose amino-acid sequence MTIKVGINGFGRIGRNFYRAIVASGADIEIVGVNDLTDNKTLAHLLKYDTVLGRFPLSVDFDDDNIIVDGKNIRALAERDPANLPWAELGADIVIESTGFFTDAEKAKAHIAAGAKKVIISAPAKNEDGTFVVGVNHESYDPATQHIISNASCTTNCLAPLAKALNDSIGIERGLMTTIHAYTGDQNLQDGPHKDLRRARAAAQNIVPTSTGAAKAVALVLPELKGKLDGYALRVPTITGSATDLTFTASKEVTVEQVNAAVKAAAEGPLKGVLAYVEDEIVSSDIVTDPHQSIFDSKLTKVSGDLVKVVSWYDNEWGYSNSLVTLTSYVGERL is encoded by the coding sequence GTGACCATCAAGGTCGGCATCAACGGCTTCGGCCGCATCGGGCGCAACTTCTACCGGGCCATCGTGGCGTCGGGCGCCGACATCGAGATCGTCGGCGTCAACGACCTGACGGACAACAAGACGCTGGCTCACCTGCTCAAGTACGACACCGTGCTGGGCCGCTTCCCGCTGAGCGTCGACTTCGACGACGACAACATCATCGTCGACGGCAAGAACATCCGCGCCCTCGCCGAGCGCGACCCGGCCAACCTCCCCTGGGCCGAGCTGGGCGCCGACATCGTCATCGAGTCGACCGGCTTCTTCACCGACGCCGAGAAGGCCAAGGCGCACATCGCCGCCGGTGCCAAGAAGGTCATCATCTCCGCCCCGGCGAAGAACGAGGACGGCACGTTCGTCGTCGGCGTGAACCACGAGTCGTACGACCCGGCCACGCAGCACATCATCTCGAACGCGTCGTGCACCACGAACTGCCTCGCCCCGCTGGCGAAGGCGCTCAACGACTCGATCGGCATCGAGCGTGGCCTCATGACCACGATCCACGCCTACACGGGTGACCAGAACCTGCAGGACGGCCCGCACAAGGACCTCCGCCGCGCCCGCGCCGCCGCGCAGAACATCGTCCCGACCTCGACCGGCGCCGCCAAGGCCGTCGCGCTCGTGCTGCCGGAGCTGAAGGGCAAGCTGGACGGCTACGCCCTGCGCGTCCCGACCATCACCGGCTCGGCGACCGACCTCACCTTCACCGCCTCCAAGGAGGTCACGGTCGAGCAGGTCAACGCCGCGGTCAAGGCTGCCGCCGAGGGCCCGCTCAAGGGCGTCCTGGCGTACGTCGAGGACGAGATCGTGTCCTCCGACATCGTCACGGACCCGCACCAGAGCATCTTCGACTCGAAGCTGACCAAGGTGTCGGGCGACCTGGTGAAGGTCGTGTCCTGGTACGACAACGAGTGGGGCTACTCCAACTCCCTCGTCACCCTCACCTCCTACGTCGGCGAGCGTCTCTGA
- the pgk gene encoding phosphoglycerate kinase, translating to MKTIEDLGDLRGKRVLVRSDFNVPLDGTTITDDGRIRAALPTLKGLLDAGARVVVTAHLGRPKGEPDAKYSLAPVAARLGELLGQPVALAEDVVGESAKATVAALEDGQIALLENIRFDARETSKDEAERGALADELAALADAFVSDGFGVVHRKQASVYDVALRLPHAAGSLVLTEVEALRKAVEDPERPYVVVLGGSKVSDKLGVIANLLTKADKLLIGGGMVFTFLKAQGHEVGSSLLEEDQVETVKGYLAQAQESGVEIVLPVDIVAADGFAADAPHETVDADKIPAGKMGLDIGPKSGELFRAAILDAKTIAWNGPMGVFEFPAFAEGTKAVAQALVDTDGFSIVGGGDSAAAVRRLGFDEAGFGHISTGGGASLELLEGKTLPGIAVLED from the coding sequence ATGAAGACCATCGAGGACCTCGGCGACCTGCGCGGCAAGCGCGTGCTCGTCCGTTCCGACTTCAACGTGCCGCTCGACGGCACGACCATCACCGACGACGGCCGCATCCGCGCCGCGCTGCCCACGCTGAAGGGCCTGCTCGACGCCGGCGCCCGCGTGGTCGTCACCGCGCACCTCGGCCGCCCGAAGGGCGAGCCCGACGCGAAGTACTCGCTGGCCCCCGTCGCCGCCCGCCTGGGCGAGCTGCTCGGCCAGCCGGTCGCCCTCGCCGAGGACGTCGTCGGCGAGTCCGCCAAGGCCACGGTCGCGGCGCTCGAGGACGGCCAGATCGCGCTGCTCGAGAACATCCGGTTCGACGCGCGCGAGACCTCCAAGGACGAGGCCGAGCGCGGCGCGCTGGCCGACGAGCTCGCGGCCCTCGCGGACGCGTTCGTGTCCGACGGCTTCGGCGTCGTGCACCGCAAGCAGGCGTCGGTCTACGACGTCGCGCTGCGCCTCCCGCACGCGGCCGGCTCCCTGGTCCTCACCGAGGTCGAGGCGCTGCGCAAGGCCGTCGAGGACCCGGAGCGCCCCTACGTGGTCGTGCTCGGCGGCTCGAAGGTCTCCGACAAGCTCGGCGTCATCGCGAACCTGCTGACCAAGGCCGACAAGCTGCTCATCGGCGGCGGCATGGTCTTCACCTTCCTCAAGGCCCAGGGCCACGAGGTCGGCTCCTCGCTGCTCGAGGAGGACCAGGTCGAGACCGTCAAGGGCTACCTCGCCCAGGCGCAGGAGTCCGGCGTCGAGATCGTGCTGCCCGTCGACATCGTCGCGGCCGACGGCTTCGCCGCCGACGCGCCGCACGAGACCGTCGACGCGGACAAGATCCCCGCCGGCAAGATGGGCCTGGACATCGGCCCGAAGTCGGGCGAGCTGTTCCGCGCGGCGATCCTCGACGCGAAGACCATCGCCTGGAACGGCCCGATGGGCGTGTTCGAGTTCCCGGCGTTCGCCGAGGGCACCAAGGCCGTCGCGCAGGCGCTCGTCGACACCGACGGCTTCTCCATCGTCGGCGGCGGCGACTCGGCCGCGGCCGTCCGTCGCCTCGGCTTCGACGAGGCCGGCTTCGGCCACATCTCGACCGGCGGCGGCGCGTCGCTGGAGCTCCTCGAGGGCAAGACCCTCCCCGGCATCGCGGTCCTGGAGGACTGA
- the secG gene encoding preprotein translocase subunit SecG yields the protein MTALTIALQVLLVVTSLLLVPLVLLHKGKGGGLSDMFGGGITSSAGSSGVAERNLNRITVGVSLVWAVVIVLLGLIERVS from the coding sequence GTGACAGCCCTCACCATCGCCCTCCAGGTCCTCCTGGTGGTCACGAGCCTGCTGCTCGTCCCGCTCGTCCTGCTGCACAAGGGCAAGGGCGGCGGTCTGTCCGACATGTTCGGCGGCGGCATCACCAGCAGCGCCGGGTCCTCCGGCGTGGCCGAGCGCAACCTCAACCGCATCACCGTGGGCGTCAGCCTCGTGTGGGCGGTCGTGATCGTGCTGCTCGGTCTCATCGAGCGCGTGAGCTGA
- a CDS encoding glucose-6-phosphate dehydrogenase assembly protein OpcA, with amino-acid sequence MIIDLPKTTTRDINKRLVQEREEGGAVALGRVLTLLIDVGANDPEAAIEAANDASREHPCRVIVLTESGPEAADSELDAQIRLGGDAGASEVVLLHPSAAQARHLDTLVLPLLLPDAPIVAWWPYQVPDDPAQHPLGQLARRRITDTTECTNPSDALHRLAGGYTEGDTDLAWTRTTLWRGLIAATLDQPPFEPVTRAVVAGESTHPSVDLMAAWLGWALNCPVDIERQADAPAITQVRLERKSGPIVLDRPDGKTAALRQPDQPEHRIALPIRQLRECLAEELRRLDADEVYGEVLRKGLTKVGA; translated from the coding sequence GTGATCATCGACCTGCCCAAGACGACCACCCGCGACATCAACAAGCGGCTGGTGCAGGAGCGCGAGGAGGGCGGCGCCGTCGCCCTCGGGCGCGTGCTCACGCTCCTCATCGACGTCGGCGCCAACGACCCCGAGGCCGCCATCGAGGCCGCCAACGACGCGAGCCGCGAGCACCCCTGCCGCGTCATCGTGCTCACCGAGTCCGGCCCCGAGGCAGCCGACTCCGAGCTCGACGCGCAGATCCGGCTCGGCGGCGACGCCGGGGCCTCCGAGGTCGTGCTGCTGCACCCGTCCGCCGCGCAGGCCCGGCACCTGGACACCCTCGTGCTCCCCCTGCTGCTGCCGGACGCGCCGATCGTCGCCTGGTGGCCGTACCAGGTGCCCGACGACCCGGCCCAGCACCCGCTCGGCCAGCTCGCCCGGCGCCGGATCACCGACACCACCGAGTGCACCAACCCCTCCGACGCGCTGCACCGGCTGGCCGGCGGCTACACCGAGGGCGACACCGACCTCGCGTGGACCCGCACCACCCTGTGGCGCGGGCTCATCGCGGCGACGCTCGACCAGCCGCCGTTCGAGCCCGTCACCCGCGCGGTCGTCGCCGGCGAGAGCACCCACCCCTCCGTCGACCTCATGGCGGCGTGGCTGGGCTGGGCGCTGAACTGCCCCGTCGACATCGAGCGCCAGGCGGATGCCCCGGCGATCACGCAGGTGCGCCTCGAGCGGAAGTCAGGCCCGATCGTGCTCGACCGGCCCGACGGCAAGACCGCCGCGCTGCGTCAGCCCGACCAGCCCGAGCACCGGATCGCGCTGCCGATCCGGCAGCTGCGCGAGTGCCTGGCCGAGGAGCTCCGCCGGCTCGACGCCGACGAGGTCTACGGCGAGGTGCTGCGCAAGGGCCTGACGAAGGTGGGCGCGTGA
- the whiA gene encoding DNA-binding protein WhiA, protein MALTAQVKDELARLQVDKTSCRKAEVSATLRFAGGLHIISGRIVIEAELDTGMAARRLRAAIAEVYGHQSEVIVVSGGGLRRGNRYVVRVVKDGESLARQTGLLDNRGRPVRGLPPQIVSAGVQEAEAAWRGAFLAHGSLTEPGRSSALEVTCPGPEAALALVGAARRMQIPAKAREVRNVDRVVIRDGDAIAAMLARLGAHETLLVWEERRVRREVRGTANRLANFDDANLRRSARAAVAAGARVERAFDILGADVPEHLREAGELRLAHKEASLEELGKLADPVLTKDAVAGRIRRLLATADKRAADLGIPDTESGLSPDLLDL, encoded by the coding sequence ATGGCTCTGACGGCACAGGTGAAGGACGAGCTTGCGCGGCTCCAGGTCGACAAGACGTCGTGCCGGAAGGCGGAGGTGTCGGCGACGCTCCGGTTCGCGGGCGGGCTGCACATCATCTCGGGGCGGATCGTCATCGAGGCCGAGCTCGACACCGGGATGGCCGCACGCCGGCTCCGCGCCGCCATCGCCGAGGTGTACGGCCACCAGTCCGAGGTCATCGTGGTGTCCGGCGGCGGGCTGCGCCGCGGGAACCGGTACGTCGTGCGCGTCGTGAAGGACGGGGAGTCGCTCGCGCGGCAGACCGGCCTGCTCGACAACCGCGGGCGCCCGGTGCGCGGGCTGCCGCCGCAGATCGTCTCCGCCGGCGTGCAGGAGGCCGAGGCGGCGTGGCGCGGCGCGTTCCTGGCGCACGGCTCGCTCACCGAGCCCGGCCGGTCGTCGGCGCTCGAGGTGACCTGCCCCGGCCCGGAGGCCGCGCTGGCGCTGGTCGGGGCGGCGCGCCGCATGCAGATCCCGGCCAAGGCGCGCGAGGTGCGCAACGTCGACCGCGTGGTGATCCGCGACGGCGACGCCATCGCCGCGATGCTGGCCCGGCTCGGCGCGCACGAGACGCTGCTGGTCTGGGAGGAGCGCCGGGTCCGCCGCGAGGTGCGCGGCACCGCGAACCGCCTCGCCAACTTCGACGACGCGAACCTGCGCCGGTCGGCGCGGGCGGCCGTCGCCGCGGGTGCGCGCGTGGAGCGCGCGTTCGACATCCTCGGCGCCGACGTGCCCGAGCACCTGCGCGAGGCGGGGGAGCTGCGACTCGCCCACAAGGAGGCCTCGCTCGAGGAGCTCGGCAAGCTCGCCGACCCCGTGCTCACCAAGGACGCGGTGGCGGGCCGGATCCGCCGCCTGCTGGCGACGGCCGACAAGCGCGCGGCCGACCTCGGCATCCCGGACACCGAGTCCGGGCTGAGCCCCGACCTGCTGGACCTCTAG
- the pgl gene encoding 6-phosphogluconolactonase: MTGAPRTVLVHPDADTLAEATAARLITRLVDLQSAAAPVHVVLTGGTVGIKTLAAVASSPAAGAVDWSGVHLWWGDERFLPDGDGDRNETQARSALIDGLGDALPAANVHPMRPLDAAAGTATPEDSAASYAAELAAFAPDGSDVPTFDVLMLGMGPDGHVASLFPGHEGVDVTGVPTVGVHGSPKPPPERVSLTFESIRAAREVWVVAAGAEKAAAVASALSDADVRVTPAAGARGSEATLWLVDAAAVAEVGASQGAA; encoded by the coding sequence GTGACGGGCGCGCCGCGCACCGTCCTGGTGCACCCGGACGCCGACACGCTCGCCGAGGCCACGGCCGCGCGGCTCATCACGCGGCTCGTGGACCTGCAGTCCGCCGCCGCGCCGGTGCACGTCGTGCTGACCGGCGGCACCGTCGGGATCAAGACGCTCGCCGCCGTGGCGTCGTCCCCCGCGGCCGGCGCCGTCGACTGGTCCGGCGTGCACCTGTGGTGGGGCGACGAGCGGTTCCTGCCCGACGGCGACGGCGACCGGAACGAGACCCAGGCGCGGTCCGCGCTGATCGACGGGCTCGGCGACGCCCTCCCGGCGGCGAACGTGCACCCGATGCGGCCGCTCGACGCCGCCGCGGGCACCGCGACCCCGGAGGACTCGGCCGCGTCCTACGCCGCCGAGCTCGCCGCGTTCGCGCCGGACGGGTCCGACGTGCCCACGTTCGACGTGCTCATGCTCGGCATGGGACCCGACGGCCACGTCGCGTCGCTGTTCCCCGGGCACGAGGGCGTCGACGTCACCGGCGTCCCGACCGTCGGGGTGCACGGCTCCCCGAAGCCGCCGCCCGAGCGCGTGTCGCTGACGTTCGAGTCCATCCGCGCCGCGCGCGAGGTGTGGGTCGTCGCGGCGGGCGCCGAGAAGGCGGCGGCGGTGGCATCGGCGCTGTCCGACGCGGACGTCCGCGTCACGCCCGCCGCGGGCGCCCGCGGCTCGGAGGCGACGCTGTGGCTGGTCGACGCGGCCGCTGTCGCCGAGGTCGGCGCGTCGCAGGGCGCGGCGTAG
- a CDS encoding RNA polymerase-binding protein RbpA, with the protein MASGSAIRGSRVGAGPMGEAERGDAAPRVWISYWCANGHETRPSFAEEAAAEAPETWDCPRCGFPAGQDEANPPSPVRNEPYKTHLAYVKERRSAEDGEAILDEALAALRARRRGGVR; encoded by the coding sequence ATGGCGAGCGGAAGTGCGATCCGGGGGTCCCGCGTCGGCGCGGGCCCCATGGGCGAGGCCGAGCGCGGCGACGCCGCGCCCCGCGTGTGGATCTCCTACTGGTGCGCGAACGGCCACGAGACCCGGCCGTCGTTCGCCGAGGAGGCCGCCGCCGAGGCGCCCGAGACCTGGGACTGCCCGCGCTGCGGCTTCCCGGCGGGCCAGGACGAGGCGAACCCGCCGTCGCCGGTGCGCAACGAGCCGTACAAGACCCACCTGGCCTACGTGAAGGAGCGCCGGTCCGCCGAGGACGGCGAGGCGATCCTGGACGAGGCCCTGGCCGCGCTCCGCGCCCGCCGTCGCGGCGGGGTGCGCTGA